A stretch of DNA from Bradyrhizobium algeriense:
ACGGTTGGCGCCGGACGGCCGACAATGGCACATTGCGGAGGATTGTCGCATCACCAAAGGGGCATGCCGGCTTGACCGCGGACGCATTCATTCATTTGCCCGAGCTTCGAACCCGGGTGACGCATCCGGAAAAATCGCGGCTGCGGCTGACGCCCGAGATGTTTGCGATGTGGGAGCAGCGTGTGCGGGAAGCGGGATGGCCCGCTGACTGGCGGCTGTCGGACGAGGTGATCGAGGCGTCGCGGCTTGCGGTGCTCGGCGATCACAGCGCGGGCTGCGACCTCTGGATCTATTGCTACGGCTCGCTGATGTGGGATCCAGGATTTCATTTCGCCGAAGTCCGGCTTGCCGACGTTGAGGGCTATCAGCGCCGCTTCACGCTGAAGATCAATCTCGGCCGGGGATCGCATGACTATCCGGCGCTGATGCTTTCGCTGGAGCCGCAGCAAGGACGTTGCCACGGACTGGCGTTCCGCATCGCCGCCGCCTCCGTCCATACAGAGACCGCGATCCTGTGGCGCCGCGAGATGCTGCGCGGCGGCTACGCGCCGGCGATGGTGCCGATGCTCACTCCGCAGGGGCCGATCGAGGCGCTTGCCTTTGTCTCGAACCCTTCGCACCCGAGCTATGTCGGCGAGCTGCCGCTGGCGGAGACCGCGCGCCTGATCGCAAGCGGGAAGGGCATCCTCGGCACCAACAGGGAATACCTCGTGCAACTGGCGCTGCAGCTCGATGCGTTGGGGATACAGGATCCTTATGTCGAGCAACTCCACGCCGAGATCGGCGCCACGCCGGGTACCTGATACGGTCAAAACGCGAACGCGCCCACTTTCAAACAATCTGAGCGCCGTTTCCGCAACCCAACCCAACCCGGCAGCCTGACGCAAGTGCACGGCACGAATAATTCGGTATAGTCGACCCCGCGCCAAAATCGTCCAAGAAACAACAACGGGGAAGCCGCGCATGACCGGGGACATCAAGCCGCATTACGAGGTCGTCGTCGTTGGCGCGGGCGTGTCGGGCATTTACCAGATCAAGCGGCTGGCCGATCTCGGGGTGGATGCTCTGGTGCTGGATGCCGCTCCCGATCTCGGTGGAACCTGGTACTGGAACCGCTACCCGGGCGCGCGCTTT
This window harbors:
- a CDS encoding gamma-glutamylcyclotransferase, which codes for MTADAFIHLPELRTRVTHPEKSRLRLTPEMFAMWEQRVREAGWPADWRLSDEVIEASRLAVLGDHSAGCDLWIYCYGSLMWDPGFHFAEVRLADVEGYQRRFTLKINLGRGSHDYPALMLSLEPQQGRCHGLAFRIAAASVHTETAILWRREMLRGGYAPAMVPMLTPQGPIEALAFVSNPSHPSYVGELPLAETARLIASGKGILGTNREYLVQLALQLDALGIQDPYVEQLHAEIGATPGT